The nucleotide sequence AATCAGTCCGCGGAGAACCGAGGTCTAATGTGATTTCAGCTGCCAAGCTGTACCTCAGCATAAGCAATCCATCTGCTGTCGTAAAAGAAATACAACGCAAACTTGATGCGGCACTCCGAGAGATCGCCAGTGAAAACGATCTTAATCGCAGGCGAATCAAAGGCGTATTTGGGATAGATATCGACGGCAATGCATCAACTTGATATTGCCCACTACATCTCATAGAGTAAATTTCCAGAACTTCCTTATCTAATGCATTACTATCTCACGGAACATCAAAACACCGCCACTAACCCCACCCCAATCACCATCAACACAGCCCCGGCGACCCGCCAAAGGCTCGCCGGGTGCACTGGGAACCCGACCCACCCAAAATGGTCGAGCACCAGCGAGGCGAGCACACCCACCGTCACGATGATCCCCAAAAAGGTCGCGGCGCCGATGGCGGGGGAGGCGTAGAGCTGGGCCAGGATCAGCAGGATGCTCAGAAAACCGCCGAGCCACGCCCACCAGGGCACCTGCCCGAGCTGCTGGCCGGTGGGCATTTCGAGTTTGCCGAGCGCGAGGCCGCCCGCGAGCAGGGCGGCGGTGCTGACGAGCAGCGTCAGGAGGGCCGCCGTCACCGGTAGGCCGAGCGACTTCGAGAGCGTCGCGTTCTGTCCCGGCTGGATCGCGTTGGCGAGACCGGCGAGGATCGTCAGAGCGTAGAGGGACCACATAGCCCGTCATCCGGCGGGGCCGCGCTCAAGTTTCGCCGGTGCGACATCGGGGCCGGCCCAGTCGCGCGCGGCGGGGGAGGGGGCTTTCGTGCCGGGGGATCGGACTCGGTCCATTTCCTCCACCGTCATTCCGGGGCGCCGCAGGCGAACCCGGAATCGACCCAACACGCCACCCCAAGCCGCGCCTCACGGGTGGATTCCGGGTTCCGCTACGCGGCCCCGGAATGATGGCGGAGGGGGACAGCGGCGGAGGTGAGCCGAAGGCCGTAATCCCGCCCGCAACCGGGGCGGCGGCGATGGCCCCTCGACAAAGCCGCGCGGCGGTAAGAAGGGTGGGGGCGAGGGGTCGGGGCCGTTTTTGGCCGAACGGCGCGGGCGAGGGCGGATGAGCGAAGCCATCACCATCGAGGACGGGGCCGACGGCGTCCGGCTGATCCGCTGGAACCGGCCCGAGAAGAAGAACGCGCTGACGGGCGCGATGTACGACGCCGCCACCGCGGCGCTCGTCGGCGCCGACGACGAGTCCCAAAACATCGGGGCGGTGGTGTTCGCCGGGGGGCCCGGCGCCTTCACCGCCGGCAACGATCTGGCCGACTTCTTCGCCGCCGGGACGGCCCCGCGCGACGCGTTTTCCGAGATGCCGGCGCTGCGCTTCATCCGGCAGCTCGCCCGCACCCGCACGCCGATGGTCGCGGCGGTGGACGGGCTCGCCATCGGCGTCGGCACGACGCTGACGCTGCATTGCGACCTCGTCTATGTCGGGTCGCAGGCGCGCTTCCGCATGCCGTTCGTGGAACTCGGCGTGGTGCCGGAGGCCGCCGCGAGTTACCTGCTGCCGCGCCGGATCGGGCTCGCCCGCGCCTCGGCGCTGCTGCTGCTGAGCGAGCCGTTCGACGGCGCGGCGGCCGTGTCGCTCGGGCTCGCCAACGCCGAACTGCCCTCCGAAGCGCTGGAGGCGCACGCGCTGGCCCAGGCCACCCGCCTCGCCGCCCTGCCGCGCCGGGCGGTGCAGGCGACCCGCGCGCTGATGCGCGGCGAGCAGGGCGCGGTCGAGGCGGCGATCGAGGCCGAGGCGGAAGCCTTCGAGGCGGGCCTGCGCGATCCCGAGACGCAAGCGCGGCTCGCCCGCTTCCTCGCCGGCAAGGCGTGAGCGCGCTTGTGACGACGCCGGATCTGCGGGGAAAGGTCTGCCTCGTGGCCGGGGCCTCGCGCGGGGTCGGGCGCGGGCTCGCGCGGGGCCTGGGCGAGGCCGGCGCCACGGTGATCGTCACCGCGCGCTCCTCCGAGACCGGGCGGCGCACCGAGACGCGGCCCGAGGCGATCGAGGACACCGCCCGCGCCGTCGATGCGGCGGGGGGCGAGGGGCACCATTACCTGTGCGACCACACCAGCGAGCGAGCGGTGGACGAACTCGTGCACTGGGCGCTTCGCCGGTTCGGGCGGATCGACGTGGCGGCTGCTAGCGTCTGGGGCGGCAACGAGGGCTATGACGGCGAGCGCTACCCCGACGGCGCCGCCTGGGGCACGCCGTTCTGGCGCCGCTCGGCCGAGCCGTTCTCGCAGTTTCTCGGGACGGGGCCGTATCCGGGGCTGCTGCTGGCGCGTGCCGTGGCGCCGGCCATGGTGGCAGCGAGGCAGGGCCTGATCGCCTTCGTCTCCTTCGGCACCGAGACCTATCTCGGCGACATCTACTACGATCTGGCCAAGGCGACGACGAACCGGCTCGCCTTCGCCTGCGCCGCCGAACTCGCCCCCCACGGCGTCTGCGCCCTGTCGCTCTCGCCGGGCTTCGTCGCCACCGAGCGGGTGCGCGACTTGGGCCAGGAGGCGCGCGCCACCGAGAGCCCGCTCTATGCCGGCCGGGCGCTGGCAGCGCTGTCCGCCGACCCGGCCGTGCTGGACCGGGCCGGGCGGACGCTGCATGTCGGGGATCTCGCCCGCGCCTACGGTTTCACCGACGCCGACGGCCGCCAGCCGGAGCGCTTCCGGATCGGAGAGGAGATGCCATGAGCCTGCAGGGTAAGACGCTGTTCATCACCGGCGCCTCGCGCGGCATCGGGCTCGCCATCGGCCTGCGCGCCGCCCGCGACGGCGCCAACGTCGCCATCGCCGCCAAGACCGCTGAACCGCACCCCAAGCTCGAGGGCACGATCTTCACCGCCGCCGAGGCGATCGAGCGGGCGGGGGGCCGGGCGCTGCCGCTGACGGTGGACGTGCGCGACGAAGAAGCCGTGAAAGATGCGCTCGACCGGACCGCAAAAAAATTCGGCGGGATCGACATCGTGGTCAACAACGCGAGCGCGATCTCGCTGTCGAACACGCCCAAGACCGAGATGAAGCGCTTCGACCTGATGCATGGGATCAACGCGCGCGGCACCTACATGGTGAGCAAGTACGCGATTCCCTATCTGGAGAAGGCCGAGAACCCGCACATCCTGATGCTGTCGCCCCCGCTCGACATGGCGGAGAAGTGGTTCTCGCCGCATCTGGCCTACACCATGGCCAAGTTCGGCATGTCGCTGTGCGTGCTGGGGCTCGCCGGGGAGTTGCGAGGCCGGGGCATCGCCGTCAACGCCCTGTGGCCGCGCACCACCATCGCCACGGCCGCCGTGCAGAACCTGCTGGGCGGCGACGCCCTGATGCAGGCGAGCCGCACCCCTGAGATCATGGCGGATGCGGCCCATGCCGTGTTCCTCAAGGACGCCAAGGGATTTTCCGGGCGCTTCCTGATCGACGACAGCTTCCTGGCCGAGGAGGGCGTCACGGACTTTTCAAAATACCGCGTCACAGCAGGCGTCCCGCTTGCGCCGGACTTCTTCGTGCCGGAGACAAGCGTCGCCCCGCCCGGGGCGCTGGACTGAGACTTCACGGGCCGCACCTTGATCTTCACGCACAAGCCCGTCGCGGGCGACACCCAGACGGTGCTGGAGCGCCGCTACCTCGAATTGCAGGAGCCGATCCCCGAGGACACGGTCTGGCTCGACCTCGTGCGCCCGACGCGGGAAGAGGAGGTGAAGGTCGAATCCTTCCTCGGCATCACCGTGCCGACGCGCGAGGAAATGAAGGACATCGAGCCCTCCGAACTGCTCTACGTCGAGGCCGGCGCCCGCTACATGACGGGCCGCGTGCTCTCCCGCGTCAGCGATTCCGAGGAGCCGGGCTTGGCCGGCATCACCTTCATCCTGCGCGACAACCGGCTCATCACCGTGCGCTATGAGGAGCCGCAGGCGTTCCGGATGTACACCCAGCGCGCCGGCCGGGCGACGGGCAACGGGCCGTCGCGCTCGGTCTCGGGCGAATCGATCCTGGCCGGGCTGATCGAGGCGGTGATCGACCGCGCCGCCGACGTGCTCCAGCTGCAAGGCGAGCGCATCGACCGCCTCTCGCGAAAGATCTTCGAGGACAAGGGCGACCCGTCCTCGCGCAACAACGCGCTGCAGGACACGCTGCGGGCGCTCGGGCGGCACGGCGACCTGATCTCGAAGCAGCGCGAGAGCCTGGTCTCGATGGAGCGCATCCTGCTCTCGCTCTCGGCGACCTACCGCACGGCCAAGGCCCCGCGCGAGCTGCGCGAGGACGTGCGCTCGACGCTGCGCGACCTGCAATCGCTCGAAGAGCACGCGACCTTCATCTCGGCCAAGATCCAGTTCCTGCTCGACGCCACGCTCGGCCTGGTGAACCTGGAGCAGAACAACATCATCAAGCTGTTCTCGGTCATGGCGGTGGTGTTCATGCCCCCCACCCTGATCGCCTCGATCTACGGCATGAACTTCAAGACCATGCCGGAACTCGACTGGCATTTCGGCTATCCCGCCGCGGTCGGCATGATGGTGGTGGCCGCGGTGCTGCCCTACGTGTTCTTTCGCTGGAAGAAGTGGCTGTAGGGGCGCGCGGTCGTCCCTGGCCGTTCGCAGTCGATCGCTTCGGTTCGGCCCCCGCCGCCGTCATCGCGAGGCGAGGCCGAAACCATCGAGCGGAGACCGAATACGGAATCCGCCCGCCGGACGCACACCGGTCACTTCTGCAGCGGCACGCCCTTGGTGGTGAAGCGCTGTCCGCCGCCTGGGCGATACTCGGGCCGCGGCTGGCCCCGCCCCTTGTTAGGCCCCTTGCCGGACCCCTTGTTAGGCCCCTTGCCCAGGCCCGTGCCCGGCGGCTGCGAGAACGGCACGAGTTGGTCCGGCCGCGGGCCGATGAGGTCGGCCCGGCCCATTTCCCGCAACGCCTCGCGCAGCAGCGGCCAGTTCTCGGGGTCGTGGTAGCGCAGGAAGGCCTTGTGGAGGCGCCGCTGCCGCAGTCCCTTGATCGCCTCCACCGGCTCGCTGCCGCCGCGCCGCACGCCTTTCAGCGTGTTGACCTCGGTGTGGTACATCGCCGTGGCGGTGGCCATCGGCGAGGGCAGGAAGGTCTGCACCTGATCGGCGCGGTAGTCGTTCTTCTTGAGCCAGAGCGCGAGGTGCAGCATGTCCTCGTCGGTCGTGCCGGGATGGGCCGCGATGAAGTACGGGATCAGGTAGTACTTCTTGCCCGCCTGCTTGGCGGCCTCGTCGAACATTTCCTTGAAGCGGTCGTAGGTGCCTATCCCCGGCTTCATCATCAGGTCGAGGGGCCCGCGCTCGGTGTGCTCGGGCGCGATCTTCAGGCGGCCGCCGACATGGTGCGTCACCAGTTCCTTGACGTATTCGGGGCTGCGCACCGCGAGGTCGTAGCGCACGCCCGAGGCCACCATCACCTTCTTGACGCCCTTGACCTCGCGCACCTTGCGGTAGAGCCGGATCAGGTCGTCGTGCGAGGTGTTCAGGTTCGGGCAGATGTCCGGGAAGACGCAGGACGGCAGCCGGCAGGCCGCCTCGATCTTCGGATCCTTGCAGGCCATCCGGTACATGTTGGCGGTCGGCCCGCCGACATCGGAGATCACGCCGGTGAAGCCCGGCGTCTTGTCGCGGATGCGCTCGATCTCGCGCAGGATCGAGCCCTCCGAGCGGTTCTGGATGACGCGGCCCTCGTGCTCGGTGATGGAGCAGAAGGTGCAGCCGCCGAAGCAGCCGCGCATGATCGTCACCGAGAACTTGATCATGTCCCAGGCGGGAATCTTGGCGTCGCCGTAGAATGGATGCGGGGCGCGGGCGTAGGGCAGGTCGTAGACCGCATCCATCTCCTCGCTGGAGAGCGGGATCGGCGGCGGATTCAGCCACAGGTCGCGGTCGCCGTGGCGTTGGACGAGCGGGCGCGCATTGCCGGGATTGGCCTCCCGGTGCAGCACTCGGCTTGCGCGGGCATAGGCCTCCTTGTCGTCCTTCACCACCTCGTAGGCGGGAAGGCGGATCACCGTGTCGCCGGGCTTGCGGGCGGCGGCCTCGTCGGTGGAATCGAGGTCGTCGGCGGGCAGCTCGGTGTAGTGCTCGGGCACGCGGCGGAACAGGGCGACGCCGCGGACGGAGTCGAGCTGGTGCGGCGCCTCGCCGGCCGCCAGGCGGTTGGCCACCTCGACCACCGCGCGCTCGGCATTGCCGTAGAGGAGCAGATCCGCCTTCGCGTCGGCCAGGATCGAGCGGCGCACCTTGTCCGACCAGTAATCGTAATGCGCGATGCGGCGCAGCGAGGCCTCGATGCCGCCGAGCACGACCGGCACGTCCTTGTAGGCCTCGCGGCAGCGCTGCGTGTAGACGATGGTGCAGCGGTCCGGGCGCTTCCCGCCTTCCCCGCCCGCCGTGTAGGCGTCGTCGTGGCGCAAGCGGCGGTCCGCCGTGTAGCGGTTCACCATCGAATCGAGGTTGCCGCCGGTGACGCCGAAGAAGAGCCGCGGCCGGCCCAGCGCCTTGAACGGCTCGGCCGAATGCCAGTCGGGCTGCGCGATGATGCCGACCCGGAATCCCTGCGCTTCGAGCAGCCGGCCGATGATGGCCATGCCGAAGCTCGGATGATCGACGTAGGCGTCGCCCGTCACCAGCACGATGTCGCAGGCGTCCCAGCCGAGCGCCAGCATCTCGGCGCGGCTCATCGGCAGGAACGGCGCTGCCTTGCCGGCAGGCGGCGGTTTGCAGGCGAGGGGGGCCAGGGCGCCCTCAAAAGACCGCTCGGTCGAAGCTCGGAGTTCCATGGGGCCTACGCATAGGCCGCCCGGACCGAGACCTCAACAAAGGACGGGACGCGCGAGGGCTGCGAATTCGGGTGAACGCCGCGCATCACGGATCGATTCCGGGTTCCACTGCACGGCCCCGGACTGACGGGAAGCGGCACCCGCCTCATCCGGCTTCCGGCTGATCCGTTCGGCTCTGCCCATTCTCTTCCGGCATCGCGAGGCGATGACGGAAGAGAGATCGAGCCAAACGATCTCAGGCCGTATCACAGGGGAAACCGCACTCCGGTGAGCGTCTCCGACAGCGCCCAGAGCCGCGCGGCGGCGGCGCGGTCGAGGGCTTGGGCGGCGATCGAGGCGGGCCTGGGGTAGCCGCGCACTTCCCCGAACCCGTCCGGCCCGTAATAGCCGCCGCGCTCCGCCTCCGGCGCGGTGGCGGCATAGAGGATCGGCAGGGCGCCCTGCGCCGCCGGCTGGCCGATCAGCGAGAAGATGATCCGCCCCGCCCCCTGCTGGAACGCGCCCGCCCGGTCGCCCCGGCGGAACACCTCGGTGACGGCGAATCCGGGATGCGCCGCGAGGGCGGCGATGCCCGAGCCCGACACCTTCAGCCGCCGGTCGAGTTCGAGGGAAAACATCAGCAGCGCCAGTTTGCTCTGCCGGTAGGCAGGCTGCGATCCGTAGGTCTCGCGCCAATGCGGGTCGTCGAACCGGATCGCGCCGCTGCGATGGGCGAGGCTCGCCACCGACACTACCCGCGCCGAGGGGCTCAGAGCCGGCAGGAGCAGCCCGGTGAGCGCGAAATGGCCGAGATAGTTCGTGGCGAGCTGCCGCTCGAACCCGTCCACGCTCTCCTCGCGCTGGGGCACTGCGGCAATGCCGGCATTGAGCACGAGCCGGTCGATCGGCGCCTCCGCCGGCCAGTCTCGGGCGAAGGCGCGCACGGAGGCGAGCGAGGCGGTGTCGATCGGGCGCACGGACAGCTCGGCCCC is from Methylorubrum sp. B1-46 and encodes:
- a CDS encoding YgiQ family radical SAM protein, with protein sequence MELRASTERSFEGALAPLACKPPPAGKAAPFLPMSRAEMLALGWDACDIVLVTGDAYVDHPSFGMAIIGRLLEAQGFRVGIIAQPDWHSAEPFKALGRPRLFFGVTGGNLDSMVNRYTADRRLRHDDAYTAGGEGGKRPDRCTIVYTQRCREAYKDVPVVLGGIEASLRRIAHYDYWSDKVRRSILADAKADLLLYGNAERAVVEVANRLAAGEAPHQLDSVRGVALFRRVPEHYTELPADDLDSTDEAAARKPGDTVIRLPAYEVVKDDKEAYARASRVLHREANPGNARPLVQRHGDRDLWLNPPPIPLSSEEMDAVYDLPYARAPHPFYGDAKIPAWDMIKFSVTIMRGCFGGCTFCSITEHEGRVIQNRSEGSILREIERIRDKTPGFTGVISDVGGPTANMYRMACKDPKIEAACRLPSCVFPDICPNLNTSHDDLIRLYRKVREVKGVKKVMVASGVRYDLAVRSPEYVKELVTHHVGGRLKIAPEHTERGPLDLMMKPGIGTYDRFKEMFDEAAKQAGKKYYLIPYFIAAHPGTTDEDMLHLALWLKKNDYRADQVQTFLPSPMATATAMYHTEVNTLKGVRRGGSEPVEAIKGLRQRRLHKAFLRYHDPENWPLLREALREMGRADLIGPRPDQLVPFSQPPGTGLGKGPNKGSGKGPNKGRGQPRPEYRPGGGQRFTTKGVPLQK
- a CDS encoding magnesium transporter CorA family protein, translating into MIFTHKPVAGDTQTVLERRYLELQEPIPEDTVWLDLVRPTREEEVKVESFLGITVPTREEMKDIEPSELLYVEAGARYMTGRVLSRVSDSEEPGLAGITFILRDNRLITVRYEEPQAFRMYTQRAGRATGNGPSRSVSGESILAGLIEAVIDRAADVLQLQGERIDRLSRKIFEDKGDPSSRNNALQDTLRALGRHGDLISKQRESLVSMERILLSLSATYRTAKAPRELREDVRSTLRDLQSLEEHATFISAKIQFLLDATLGLVNLEQNNIIKLFSVMAVVFMPPTLIASIYGMNFKTMPELDWHFGYPAAVGMMVVAAVLPYVFFRWKKWL
- a CDS encoding enoyl-CoA hydratase-related protein, translated to MSEAITIEDGADGVRLIRWNRPEKKNALTGAMYDAATAALVGADDESQNIGAVVFAGGPGAFTAGNDLADFFAAGTAPRDAFSEMPALRFIRQLARTRTPMVAAVDGLAIGVGTTLTLHCDLVYVGSQARFRMPFVELGVVPEAAASYLLPRRIGLARASALLLLSEPFDGAAAVSLGLANAELPSEALEAHALAQATRLAALPRRAVQATRALMRGEQGAVEAAIEAEAEAFEAGLRDPETQARLARFLAGKA
- a CDS encoding oxidoreductase — translated: MARQRWTVADIPSQAARRAVVTGGSAGLGFETARALAGAGAAVVLAVRDPEKGERAAAAIRREHPGAELSVRPIDTASLASVRAFARDWPAEAPIDRLVLNAGIAAVPQREESVDGFERQLATNYLGHFALTGLLLPALSPSARVVSVASLAHRSGAIRFDDPHWRETYGSQPAYRQSKLALLMFSLELDRRLKVSGSGIAALAAHPGFAVTEVFRRGDRAGAFQQGAGRIIFSLIGQPAAQGALPILYAATAPEAERGGYYGPDGFGEVRGYPRPASIAAQALDRAAAARLWALSETLTGVRFPL
- a CDS encoding DMT family transporter, which produces MWSLYALTILAGLANAIQPGQNATLSKSLGLPVTAALLTLLVSTAALLAGGLALGKLEMPTGQQLGQVPWWAWLGGFLSILLILAQLYASPAIGAATFLGIIVTVGVLASLVLDHFGWVGFPVHPASLWRVAGAVLMVIGVGLVAVF
- a CDS encoding NAD(P)-dependent oxidoreductase, giving the protein MSLQGKTLFITGASRGIGLAIGLRAARDGANVAIAAKTAEPHPKLEGTIFTAAEAIERAGGRALPLTVDVRDEEAVKDALDRTAKKFGGIDIVVNNASAISLSNTPKTEMKRFDLMHGINARGTYMVSKYAIPYLEKAENPHILMLSPPLDMAEKWFSPHLAYTMAKFGMSLCVLGLAGELRGRGIAVNALWPRTTIATAAVQNLLGGDALMQASRTPEIMADAAHAVFLKDAKGFSGRFLIDDSFLAEEGVTDFSKYRVTAGVPLAPDFFVPETSVAPPGALD
- a CDS encoding SDR family NAD(P)-dependent oxidoreductase, translated to MAGASRGVGRGLARGLGEAGATVIVTARSSETGRRTETRPEAIEDTARAVDAAGGEGHHYLCDHTSERAVDELVHWALRRFGRIDVAAASVWGGNEGYDGERYPDGAAWGTPFWRRSAEPFSQFLGTGPYPGLLLARAVAPAMVAARQGLIAFVSFGTETYLGDIYYDLAKATTNRLAFACAAELAPHGVCALSLSPGFVATERVRDLGQEARATESPLYAGRALAALSADPAVLDRAGRTLHVGDLARAYGFTDADGRQPERFRIGEEMP